A stretch of the Vigna radiata var. radiata cultivar VC1973A chromosome 9, Vradiata_ver6, whole genome shotgun sequence genome encodes the following:
- the LOC106774088 gene encoding uncharacterized protein LOC106774088 isoform X1, with the protein MGVSFKVSKTGTRFRPKSIPQPHEAASDNSKSQSGLVEAGENIAQIPQSSSSETLSLAEREASFTLNLFADGYSIGKPSENFQNDAANQTKYQDFPKLLHPYDRSSESLFLAIESGHLPGDILDDIPAKYVDGALICEVHDYRRCSFEKGSSVSGEGSPIVSKVCLKMSLENIVKDIPSITDKSWTYGDLMEVESKILKSLQPRLHLDPIPKLDRLCESPLPAKLNLPRKRLRNMPEFAVTSTNKIHGKKVCIDRVQEASISRLGDLGNTSSNAIVQQTHENPSMQNLTPNVAMGLRPKNFIPDSSIPNFPMMSHQQRYAMAVGTTRSLQEQGPVPSINSSGASPSAQDVMISYADHANSSASLHGKRDQDGQASPLPNIAKRMRPTAAVVEAMQHQQIGSHVESLQGTDMNWQNTLQQQALARGIQYGSGGIQKFPQQVFEGGVNQEMGAVSFSSGQQGMRLVAKEEQFEIDKVDSAETNRNRSEMEMETNILDPQQLRLQQRLPQHAFMRPNFPQAAWNLGQHIEKDTKKDDQHQKRKSVQSPRLSTGALPHSPLSSKSGEFSNGAMGPSFGPSSMAAVGTVQKDKTAMVSVPTTVGTPSSDSTQRQQQQAQLAAKRKSNSLPKTPAMNGVGSPASVGTTSVPLNANSPSVVTSSLVDQGLQNMLERFSKIEMVTMRHQLNFKKNRVEDFQMKKQNAYVTTHIAPHIANSTNNEGVIDDSISLSKSLIGGSMNACKMRIITLCVPERVVQGNHVSLVPRLRTRMIIFEKSDGTVALYYGDVEDADYLAAEDYLLTLPNTHSADLLAQQFCSQMIREGYVKEDDRIQLKPNLANLPSGNQSTAPNNAVVEMQQYGESVPGQSSNEIAKPVSGNNASINLSQNLVTNPRMLPPGNPQALQISQGLLSGASMSSRPQQLDSQQTVQQQQQQMQQNQHTLIQQQNSQFQRSPMMLGTNQLSHLNPVGQNSNMPLGNHMLNKSSALQIQMFQQQQQQQQQQPQMQRKMMVGLGTNVGMGNLRNNLVGLAPMGNPMGMGGARGGIGGSGISGPMTSIAGMGNMGQNPMNLSQTSNITNSISQQFRSGSLNSTSAEILSKLRLVPTRSMMGSPQSNLAGISGARQMHPGPAGLSIMGRTNAMQRPMGPPKMMAGMNLYMNQQQQQQHQQPQQHQQSQQHQQQLQLQQQLQQQQQQETSSQLQAVVSPPQVGSPSMGVPPLNQQTQQQASPQQISQRTPMSPQISSGAIHAISAGNPEACPASPQLSSQTLGSVSSITNSPMDMQGVNKSNSVSNAQ; encoded by the exons ATGGGGGTCTCCTTCAAGGTCTCCAAGACCGGCACTAGGTTTCGCCCCAAGTCAATTCCCCAACCGCACGAAGCCGCATCGGACAATTCCAAGTCCCAG AGTGGTCTTGTTGAGGCTGGTGAAAACATTGCTCAGATTCCACAGTCATCTTCATCTGAAACTCTTTCATTAGCAG agaggGAAGCTTCTTTCACATTGAACCTGTTTGCAGATGGTTATTCTATTGGGAAACCTTCAGAG AATTTTCAGAATGATGCagcaaatcaaacaaaatatcaagATTTTCCAAAGTTGTTACATCCCTATGATAGGTCATCTGAAAGTCTTTTCTTG GCCATTGAGTCAGGTCACTTGCCTGGGGATATTCTTGATGATATACCTGCCAAATATGTTGATGGAGCACTAATATGTGAG GTGCATGATTATCGAAGATGCTCTTTTGAAAAAGGGAGTAGTGTGTCTGGAGAAGGTTCTCCTATTGTTAGCAAAGTATGCCTCAAGATGTCCCTAGAAAATATTGTTAAGGACATTCCATCAATTACTGACAAGTCTTGGACATATGGTGATCTGATG GAAGTTGAATCAAAGATACTCAAATCATTACAACCAAGACTTCATCTAGACCCTATTCCAAAGTTAGATCGGCTGTGTGAAAGTCCACTTCCTGCAAAG CTCAATTTGCCAAGAAAGCGATTGAGGAATATGCCAGAGTTTGCTGTTACTTCTACCAATAAAATTCATGGGAAGAAAGTATGCATAGATAGAGTGCAAGAAGCTTCAATTAGCAGGTTAGGCGATTTGGGAAACACATCTTCCAATGCTATTGTACAGCAGACCCATGAAAATCCATCCATGCAAAATCTTACTCCGAATGTTGCCATGGGCTTGAGACCTAAGAATTTTATACCTGATTCTTCCATCCCTAACTTTCCGATGATGTCCCATCAACAAAGATATGCAATGGCAGTTGGAACTACAAGAAGTTTGCAGGAGCAGGGACCCGTTCCTTCTATTAATTCATCCGGGGCTTCTCCTTCTGCACAAGATGTCATGATTTCATATGCTGATCATGCAAACTCAAGTGCTTCTCTTCATGGAAAAAGGGATCAAGATGGACAAGCATCACCTTTACCTAATATTGCAAAAAGAATGAGGCCTACGGCTGCTGTTGTTGAAGCAATGCAGCATCAGCAAATAGGTTCACATGTTGAATCTCTTCAAGGAACAGATATGAATTGGCAGAATACATTGCAACAACAAGCTTTGGCCAGAGGTATTCAGTATGGAAGTGGTGGCATTCAGAAGTTTCCTCAGCAGGTTTTTGAAGGGGGGGTGAACCAGGAGATGGGGGCAGTTTCCTTTTCTTCTGGTCAGCAGGGCATGAGATTGGTTGCAAAGGAAGAACAGTTTGAAATTGACAAAGTAGATAGTGCAGAGACAAACCGCAATAGGAGTGAGATGGAAATGGAAACAAACATATTAGATCCACAACAGTTACGGCTTCAGCAACGATTGCCACAGCATGCATTCATGAGACCCAATTTTCCGCAGGCAGCCTGGAACCTGGGTCAGCATATAGAGAAAGACACAAAAAAAGACGATCAGCATCAGAAAAGGAAATCAGTTCAGAGTCCTCGGTTATCGACTGGGGCATTACCTCACTCCCCATTATCTTCAAAATCAGGTGAATTTTCCAATGGTGCAATGGGACCAAGTTTTGGACCATCTTCAATGGCTGCTGTGGGAACAGTACAGAAAGACAAGACTGCAATGGTCTCAGTTCCTACTACTGTTGGAACTCCATCTAGTGATTCTACGCAAAGACAGCAGCAACAGGCACAACTAGCtgcaaaacgaaaatctaaTTCCCTTCCTAAGACTCCAGCCATGAATGGAGTTGGCTCTCCTGCTAGTGTTGGTACAACCAGTGTCCCACTGAATGCAAATAGCCCCTCAGTTGTGACATCGAGTTTGGTTGATCAAGGCCTTCAAAATATGCTTGAACGATTCTCTAAAATTGAAATGGTGACAATGAG GCATCAACTTAACTTTAAGAAGAACAGGGTCGAGGAttttcagatgaagaagcaaaaTGCATATGTAACAACACATATAGCACCACATATTGCCAATTCAACTAATAATGAGGGAGTGATAGATGATTCGATTTCTTTGTCGAAGTCACTTATAGGTGGGAGTATGAATGCATGTAAAATGAGAATAATAACTTTATGTGTGCCTGAGCGTGTAGTTCAAG GAAATCATGTTTCTCTAGTTCCAAGGTTGCGTACTAGGATGATAATATTTGAGAAATCTGATGGTACTGTGGCTTTGTATTACGGGGATGTTGAAGACGCTGATTACCTAGCTGCAGAGGATTATCTCCTCACTTTACCGAATACC CATTCTGCGGATTTGCTTGCTCAACAGTTCTGTTCACAG ATGATACGTGAAGGATATGTGAAGGAAGATGACCGGATCCAACTTAAACCAAACCTTGCTAACCTTCCATCGGGTAATCAATCTACTGCTCCTAATAATGCTGTAGTTGAAATGCAACAATATGGAGAATCCGTTCCTGGCCAGTCATCTAATGAAATTGCAAAACCAGTTTCTGGAAATAATGCATCCATAAACCTATCCCAGAATCTTGTAACAAACCCAAGGATGTTGCCACCTGGAAACCCCCAAGCCTTACAGATTTCTCAAGGACTTCTCTCTGGTGCTTCAATGTCTTCAAGACCACAGCAACTGGACTCACAACAAACTGTAcagcaacagcagcagcagatgcaacaaaatcaacacacactCATTCAACAGCAGAATTCCCAGTTCCAGAGATCTCCTATGATGCTTGGGACAAATCAGCTTTCACACTTAAATCCAGTCGGACAGAACTCCAACATGCCGTTAGGTAATCACATGCTCAACAAGTCTTCAGCTCTCCAGATTCAGATgttccaacaacaacaacagcagcagcagcagcagccaCAAATGCAAAGGAAAATGATGGTGGGACTTGGAACCAATGTGGGAATGGGTAACTTGAGAAACAACCTAGTTGGGCTTGCACCCATGGGCAATCCTATGGGGATGGGAGGTGCAAGGGGAGGAATAGGAGGAAGTGGAATCTCAGGTCCAATGACATCTATAGCGGGCATGGGAAATATGGGTCAGAACCCAATGAATCTTAGCCAGACTTCAAACATCACTAATTCCATAAGCCAACAATTCAGGTCTGGATCGCTGAATTCCACATCTGCTGAAATTTTATCCAAGCTTAGATTGGTACCGACTCGAAGTATGATGGGTTCCCCTCAGTCAAACTTAGCTGGCATCTCAGGTGCCAGACAAATGCACCCTGGTCCTGCCGGTCTTTCAATAATGGGTAGGACTAATGCAATGCAACGGCCGATGGGTCCACCAAAGATGATGGCCGGGATGAATCTTTATATGAatcagcagcagcagcagcaacatcaacaaccccaacaacatcaacaatcCCAACAACACCAACAGCAGTTACAACTTCAACAGCAattgcagcagcagcagcagcaagaAACAAGTTCACAATTGCAGGCAGTTGTTTCTCCCCCACAGGTGGGATCTCCATCAATGGGAGTTCCACCGTTGAACCAACAAACACAGCAGCAAGCAAGCCCTCAGCAAATCAGTCAACGTACTCCGATGAGTCCCCAAATAAGCTCAGGTGCAATTCATGCCATAAGTGCCGGTAATCCTGAAGCTTGTCCTGCCAGTCCACAGTTGAGCTCTCAGACCCTCGGCTCTGTTAGTAGTATAACAAACTCCCCCATGGATATGCAAGGTGTTAACAAGAGTAATTCTGTCAGTAATGCACAATGA